The Methanothermobacter sp. genome includes a window with the following:
- a CDS encoding 4Fe-4S binding protein has protein sequence MSSVIWYLYEFARKSWAEKFANAHTEHEILEKPERFRDFPTVHKEYCIGCGACTTACPAPGAIKLVRDTDTSEEEGLTYPVIVRGACIRCGFCAEVCPTDPKTIECGENHLIREEFTIVPSEKLYVIDDYLCIRCKKCLKACPVDAIVEEDGRVEIDQSRCIACGDCLEKCPVKGALKRIHVAYVEEQKMVINLAVNELEAAIEERSEDIKKLGAGEVYRMNHPLRPLLERALEVLPDEEITRDILEMITDRLKMRIITWSPEKCVQCRLCVEECPSGAITYSEEEGVVRDPEKCLRCSTCYQTCPFGVAGYYVARFLIDESNGEEVIKITIKPAALPVK, from the coding sequence ATGTCCTCTGTAATATGGTACCTCTACGAGTTTGCCCGTAAATCATGGGCAGAGAAATTTGCAAATGCACATACAGAACACGAGATCCTTGAAAAACCTGAAAGGTTCAGGGATTTCCCCACAGTACATAAGGAGTACTGTATAGGCTGCGGAGCCTGCACCACAGCATGCCCTGCCCCTGGCGCCATAAAACTGGTCCGGGATACTGATACCTCTGAGGAGGAGGGTCTCACCTACCCTGTAATAGTGCGGGGGGCATGTATCAGGTGCGGATTCTGCGCCGAGGTCTGCCCCACCGACCCCAAGACCATAGAATGCGGTGAAAACCACCTCATAAGGGAAGAGTTCACAATCGTACCCTCCGAGAAGCTCTACGTGATAGACGATTACCTCTGCATACGCTGCAAGAAATGCCTGAAGGCCTGCCCGGTTGACGCAATCGTTGAGGAGGACGGCAGGGTCGAGATTGACCAGAGCCGGTGCATAGCATGCGGGGACTGCCTCGAGAAGTGCCCCGTGAAGGGCGCCCTCAAGAGGATACACGTGGCATACGTTGAGGAGCAGAAGATGGTTATAAACCTGGCTGTCAATGAACTGGAGGCGGCCATTGAGGAGCGCAGTGAGGATATAAAGAAACTCGGGGCCGGTGAGGTCTACAGGATGAACCACCCACTCAGACCACTCCTTGAAAGGGCCCTTGAGGTTTTACCCGATGAGGAGATCACCAGGGACATCCTCGAGATGATAACGGATCGCCTCAAGATGAGGATAATAACCTGGAGCCCCGAGAAGTGTGTTCAGTGCAGATTATGCGTCGAGGAGTGCCCATCAGGCGCCATAACCTACTCGGAGGAGGAGGGGGTCGTGCGGGACCCTGAAAAGTGCCTCAGGTGCAGCACATGCTACCAGACCTGCCCGTTCGGTGTTGCCGGCTACTACGTTGCAAGGTTCCTCATTGATGAATCCAATGGGGAAGAGGTAATAAAGATCACCATAAAACCGGCGGCGCTTCCTGTAAAGTGA
- a CDS encoding 4Fe-4S binding protein, with product MDHEKCRSCPDKPCLKVCPVDAVHMDPDTGEVEIDDRCFGCVLCREACPYDAIKMKTILGEPIRENVPVINPRICRGCGACVSACRTGAIHLTSSGETGVHSEIDEDKCVRCGYCARACPTEAIKYGEILPRSVVGGKAVVVNQRDCIGCMTCTRVCPSRGAIKVGKINKLPYIDPSYCARCEECMDVCPSAAIKYSSRKRAYENFSKLNNMEIAGEILERESEKLVRNLGRIDSVLRSVKRRFTRDEPEFRVDVTDEIRDGIEELVDSDLEILELNHIVDFTKPKRSIRVLEDRCIGCGLCVTECPVGVIEPVTPAPVEIKDGCVFCGRCRGVCPVDAVEITEEGFRASDDRIYLERRILRGPRSGSVGVDHVICQRCGVCVNHCPVDAMALDGEVEVDDDTCILCGECQEICPVNAVKLNLEDDNLE from the coding sequence ATCGACCATGAGAAATGCAGGAGTTGCCCTGATAAACCCTGCCTGAAGGTATGCCCCGTGGATGCCGTGCACATGGACCCGGACACAGGGGAGGTTGAGATAGATGACCGCTGCTTCGGCTGCGTCCTCTGCAGGGAGGCCTGCCCCTACGACGCCATAAAGATGAAGACAATCCTCGGGGAGCCCATAAGGGAGAATGTCCCTGTGATAAACCCCCGTATATGCCGTGGATGCGGTGCCTGTGTATCTGCCTGCAGGACAGGGGCAATACACCTGACTTCATCAGGGGAGACCGGTGTTCACAGTGAGATAGACGAGGATAAATGCGTCAGGTGCGGCTACTGTGCAAGGGCATGCCCCACAGAGGCCATAAAATACGGCGAAATCCTGCCACGATCCGTGGTGGGTGGAAAGGCAGTTGTGGTTAACCAGAGGGACTGCATAGGATGCATGACCTGCACCAGGGTCTGCCCATCCAGGGGCGCCATAAAGGTGGGTAAGATCAACAAACTCCCCTACATAGACCCATCATACTGTGCAAGGTGCGAGGAGTGCATGGACGTCTGCCCATCAGCAGCCATAAAGTACTCATCCAGAAAAAGGGCCTACGAGAACTTCTCAAAACTCAATAACATGGAGATAGCAGGGGAGATCCTTGAGAGGGAATCAGAGAAACTGGTGAGGAACCTTGGCAGGATAGACTCGGTCCTGAGGAGCGTGAAAAGGAGGTTCACCAGGGATGAACCCGAGTTCAGGGTGGATGTCACAGATGAGATAAGGGACGGAATAGAGGAACTCGTCGACTCGGACCTTGAAATCCTTGAACTCAACCATATAGTGGACTTCACAAAGCCAAAGAGAAGTATAAGGGTCCTTGAGGATAGGTGCATCGGGTGCGGACTGTGCGTCACAGAGTGCCCGGTTGGAGTTATAGAACCTGTAACACCAGCCCCTGTTGAGATAAAGGATGGATGCGTCTTCTGCGGTCGCTGCAGGGGAGTCTGCCCCGTTGATGCGGTTGAAATAACAGAGGAGGGCTTCAGGGCATCTGATGACAGGATATACCTTGAGCGCAGAATCCTAAGGGGACCAAGAAGCGGTTCAGTGGGGGTGGACCATGTCATCTGCCAGAGGTGCGGTGTCTGTGTCAACCACTGCCCCGTTGATGCCATGGCACTGGATGGTGAGGTGGAGGTTGATGATGACACCTGCATACTCTGCGGTGAATGCCAGGAGATATGCCCTGTTAACGCGGTGAAACTTAACCTGGAGGATGATAACCTTGAATAG
- a CDS encoding energy-converting hydrogenase A, subunit R → MITLNRVFVTDCEGPVSLNDNAFEAAAHFMPEGDRFFRKVSEFDDILADEIKRPGYNAGDTLKLIVPFLVAYGVTDEKLIEFSEETLKLVPGAEETLELAMQLMPSYIISTSYRHYIEALCRRTGFPIENTRHTTLTLNVPIGDDEREMLMKLREEVIDGDFQDLDEIFFQKIPQMRIGGLLDEVRTVGGDGKRVALRGILSELGLTAKAAMYVGDSITDVEPLRELRGKGIPVSFNGNRYALREAEVAVISQDARALLPLVDLHSRFGRNYVMEFVKAYSDDPERALESFRVDFRVAERFENIFRDSYPIITPVDDTDELVEESLAVRKRIRGEDVGSLG, encoded by the coding sequence ATGATAACCTTGAATAGGGTCTTTGTGACAGACTGCGAGGGCCCGGTTTCACTGAACGACAACGCATTTGAAGCCGCGGCCCACTTCATGCCCGAAGGTGACAGGTTCTTCAGGAAGGTCAGCGAATTTGATGACATACTGGCAGATGAGATAAAGAGGCCCGGCTACAATGCCGGGGACACCCTCAAGCTCATAGTACCATTCCTGGTGGCCTACGGTGTCACCGATGAGAAGCTCATTGAGTTCTCAGAGGAGACCCTCAAACTTGTACCAGGGGCGGAGGAGACCCTCGAGCTTGCCATGCAGCTCATGCCCTCATATATCATAAGCACAAGTTACAGGCACTACATAGAAGCCCTCTGCAGGCGCACAGGCTTCCCAATTGAGAACACCCGCCACACCACCCTCACCCTCAACGTCCCGATAGGGGATGATGAAAGGGAGATGCTCATGAAACTCAGGGAGGAAGTCATTGATGGGGACTTCCAGGACCTGGATGAGATATTCTTCCAGAAAATACCACAGATGAGGATAGGGGGGCTCCTTGATGAGGTCAGGACTGTTGGTGGGGACGGTAAGAGGGTCGCCCTCAGGGGGATACTATCTGAACTCGGTTTAACAGCGAAGGCGGCCATGTATGTGGGGGACAGCATAACAGATGTCGAGCCCCTCAGGGAACTCAGGGGGAAGGGTATACCTGTCTCATTCAACGGTAACAGGTACGCCCTCAGGGAGGCCGAGGTGGCCGTCATATCCCAGGACGCAAGGGCCCTCCTGCCACTCGTGGACCTTCACTCAAGGTTCGGGAGGAACTACGTAATGGAATTCGTTAAGGCGTACTCAGATGACCCTGAAAGGGCCCTTGAATCCTTCAGGGTGGACTTCAGGGTTGCCGAGAGATTCGAGAACATATTCAGGGACTCTTACCCCATCATCACACCCGTGGATGATACCGATGAACTCGTTGAGGAGAGCCTCGCAGTCAGGAAGAGGATCAGGGGAGAGGATGTAGGGTCCCTGGGCTGA
- a CDS encoding formylmethanofuran--tetrahydromethanopterin N-formyltransferase: MEINGTVIEDTFSEAFTGRCVRATITARDMETVRRAACDSTATPGAVIGRVEGGVESFHSADETPDGRPGATVQFYYALPDLEKFQVELSYRIRQDILVKPFTALYNSTPDPDGYMDMMKHVGHCGDGYEWIEEFDGREMINIPIAVPDFKIESKLGYRDAIMGANFWYMCRDPETVLEAGRAAINAIGEVEGVVTPFDICSAASKPETNYPWIGPTTNHPYCPSLRDLLGDESRVPEGVGYIPEIVINGLSLEALEEAMRAGIEAVCRYDGVLMVSAGNYDGKLGDHRIDLHGVL; encoded by the coding sequence ATGGAGATTAACGGAACGGTAATCGAGGATACATTCTCAGAGGCCTTCACCGGAAGGTGTGTGAGGGCCACCATAACGGCCCGTGACATGGAAACCGTAAGGAGGGCGGCCTGCGATTCAACTGCAACCCCGGGCGCGGTTATAGGGAGAGTTGAGGGTGGCGTTGAATCATTCCACTCAGCTGATGAAACACCAGATGGGAGGCCAGGGGCCACTGTACAGTTCTACTATGCCCTCCCTGACCTGGAGAAATTCCAGGTTGAACTCTCCTACAGGATAAGGCAGGACATACTGGTGAAGCCATTCACAGCCCTCTACAATTCCACACCGGACCCTGATGGATACATGGATATGATGAAGCATGTGGGCCATTGTGGGGACGGTTATGAGTGGATTGAGGAGTTTGATGGCCGTGAAATGATAAACATCCCAATAGCGGTCCCGGATTTTAAGATTGAATCAAAACTGGGTTACAGGGACGCGATTATGGGGGCCAACTTCTGGTACATGTGCAGGGACCCTGAAACCGTCCTTGAGGCCGGAAGGGCCGCCATAAATGCCATAGGTGAGGTTGAGGGTGTTGTAACACCCTTTGATATCTGCTCGGCCGCCTCCAAGCCCGAGACCAATTACCCCTGGATAGGCCCCACAACCAACCACCCCTACTGTCCAAGTCTCAGAGACCTACTGGGTGATGAGTCAAGGGTCCCTGAGGGCGTCGGGTACATACCCGAGATCGTCATAAATGGCCTGTCCCTGGAGGCACTTGAGGAGGCCATGAGGGCGGGTATAGAGGCTGTCTGCCGCTACGACGGCGTCCTGATGGTGTCAGCGGGTAACTATGATGGTAAACTGGGGGACCACAGGATAGACCTTCACGGTGTTCTCTGA
- a CDS encoding carbohydrate kinase family protein gives MLFDAVGLGALNMDQLHMVERIAGPDEEVFVSDAVESCGGSAANTITGLARLGLRTAFIGKVAGDREGSILRENLKGEGVADYIAVSGKGRSGRVMGFVDPQGNRALYVDPGVNDTLSMDEVREDALKTRLLHLTSFAGSGIRVQREVLEVIDDSVTVSLDPGHLYAERGASELEGILERTDILLVNRRELELMTGSTDPARASAELGVDVVVMKMGSEGVRAFDGSEVMVEALETTCRDTTGAGDAFNAGFLYAWLSGHGLEVSCLFGNYLASRCIEGYGATSSLPGREALEVLEGYLRGDVNPNTRGDSGK, from the coding sequence ATGTTATTTGATGCAGTGGGCCTCGGGGCCCTTAACATGGACCAGCTCCACATGGTTGAGAGGATAGCAGGACCCGATGAGGAGGTCTTTGTCAGTGATGCAGTGGAGTCCTGCGGTGGATCAGCAGCCAACACCATAACAGGCCTTGCGAGGCTCGGCCTGAGGACGGCCTTCATCGGCAAGGTTGCAGGTGACAGGGAGGGCTCCATCCTAAGGGAGAATCTGAAGGGTGAGGGTGTCGCCGATTACATTGCCGTCTCAGGGAAGGGAAGAAGCGGCAGGGTCATGGGATTCGTTGACCCCCAGGGAAACAGGGCACTCTACGTGGACCCAGGGGTTAACGACACCCTCAGCATGGATGAGGTCAGAGAGGATGCACTGAAAACCAGGCTACTGCACCTCACATCCTTTGCAGGGTCAGGTATCAGGGTCCAGAGGGAGGTCCTGGAGGTCATCGATGACTCCGTGACAGTGAGCCTCGACCCCGGCCACCTCTATGCAGAACGGGGCGCATCTGAACTTGAGGGTATCCTTGAGAGGACAGACATCCTCCTGGTCAACCGGAGGGAACTGGAGCTCATGACAGGATCCACTGACCCTGCCAGGGCATCGGCTGAACTTGGGGTGGATGTGGTTGTCATGAAGATGGGCTCTGAGGGTGTCAGGGCCTTTGATGGCTCTGAGGTGATGGTTGAGGCACTTGAGACCACCTGCAGGGATACAACAGGCGCCGGCGATGCATTCAATGCGGGTTTCCTCTATGCATGGCTTTCAGGACATGGACTTGAGGTATCGTGTCTCTTTGGAAACTACCTGGCATCAAGGTGCATAGAGGGCTATGGTGCCACATCGTCCCTCCCAGGGAGGGAGGCCCTTGAGGTTCTGGAGGGGTACCTCAGGGGGGATGTCAATCCGAATACACGCGGCGATTCTGGAAAATAA
- a CDS encoding 4Fe-4S binding protein, translating into MDIVFKKKLDDLQRDVALKSMDLEESPEEVGVELGRCSVRDKFIDITPKCVRCNLCVEECPVDAITDSSASRAARILDNCVKCEICAQTCPVRCINVVESTATIDEDVTYNLEYLRIPHRTLRMRDIQVTDKCTACGTCERFCPTGAIRVGETAVVDRSICIGCGACVNVCPSDAIKLERELGPVIETRKLMVDQDACVECLVCEENCPTGAIRIEDGEVVVDGDKCILCEVCSSKCPVAALKLERLSDES; encoded by the coding sequence ATGGATATTGTCTTTAAAAAGAAACTTGATGATCTCCAGAGGGACGTTGCACTGAAGTCGATGGACCTTGAGGAGAGCCCTGAGGAAGTCGGTGTGGAACTTGGAAGGTGCAGTGTTCGCGATAAATTCATAGACATAACACCCAAGTGCGTCAGGTGCAACCTCTGCGTTGAGGAGTGCCCTGTTGACGCCATAACAGATTCATCTGCCTCACGGGCTGCCAGAATACTCGATAACTGTGTTAAATGTGAAATATGTGCCCAGACCTGTCCCGTGAGATGCATAAATGTTGTTGAGAGCACAGCCACCATTGATGAGGATGTCACGTACAACCTTGAATACCTGAGGATTCCCCACAGAACACTCCGCATGAGGGATATCCAGGTTACAGATAAATGCACCGCCTGCGGCACCTGTGAGAGGTTCTGCCCCACAGGCGCAATAAGGGTGGGGGAAACTGCAGTGGTTGATAGATCCATATGCATTGGCTGCGGCGCCTGCGTCAACGTGTGCCCCTCAGATGCCATAAAACTTGAAAGGGAACTCGGACCTGTCATTGAGACCCGTAAACTCATGGTTGATCAGGATGCATGTGTTGAGTGCCTTGTATGTGAGGAGAACTGCCCCACCGGCGCCATAAGGATTGAGGATGGGGAAGTTGTTGTTGATGGAGATAAATGTATCCTCTGTGAGGTCTGTTCGTCTAAGTGTCCTGTGGCAGCACTTAAACTGGAGAGGTTGTCAGATGAAAGTTAA
- a CDS encoding CBS domain-containing protein, whose protein sequence is MKVKEIMDKDFIVVSPGDRVVDVSLKMEKTRKFTTPVVDDEGKLVGWVTSFDVMRGLRDGVELVSDIMQPPERIVHVNENDPARLAVLETAHHKLVSVPVLDDEGRVVGVVRSFDIVETLSQLYEIKVYKIFEAMNSELKGVSWDELMEAAAIITRRRTGKRIKPKEYEERIRNSTFGEAIWATGGLEKFFVGLIAIGELVIARKIARARK, encoded by the coding sequence ATGAAAGTTAAGGAGATAATGGATAAGGATTTTATAGTCGTCTCCCCTGGGGACCGGGTTGTTGATGTATCCCTGAAGATGGAGAAGACGAGGAAATTCACAACACCGGTTGTGGATGATGAGGGAAAACTTGTTGGATGGGTTACAAGTTTTGATGTGATGAGGGGACTCAGGGATGGAGTTGAACTTGTATCCGACATTATGCAGCCCCCTGAGAGGATAGTCCACGTCAATGAGAACGACCCGGCGCGACTGGCGGTCCTTGAAACAGCCCACCACAAACTTGTTAGTGTCCCTGTACTGGATGATGAGGGGAGGGTTGTCGGTGTTGTGAGGTCCTTTGACATCGTTGAGACACTCTCACAGCTCTATGAGATCAAGGTCTACAAGATATTCGAGGCCATGAACAGTGAACTCAAGGGTGTTAGCTGGGACGAACTCATGGAGGCCGCTGCAATCATCACAAGGAGGCGCACTGGTAAGAGGATCAAGCCTAAGGAATACGAGGAGAGGATCAGGAACTCCACATTTGGCGAGGCCATATGGGCTACAGGTGGTCTTGAAAAGTTCTTTGTCGGTCTGATAGCCATCGGTGAACTTGTGATTGCAAGAAAGATTGCGAGGGCAAGGAAGTAA
- a CDS encoding cation-translocating P-type ATPase → MGCECSSCSPEEGDRDIQVIAASVTLLTAGIILSFTDSLISIPLLLAAVAAAGYRIFPSAIRSVLRGRFTVNFLILIAVAGALALGDYTEAALVTVLYNIAEYLEEYAHRRSHRSVESLIRLRPRTARVLGDAEKMVKVEEVTVGSIIGIKPGETIPLDGTVTRGRSKVDQSNITGESFPVTVQEGSEVFAGTQNLDGYLEVRVTRGADNTVLAGVIETVKRAATRRSRRERFIERFASVYTPAVIALAVLTAAVPIIMGGSIGTWVYRALVLLVISCPCALLISTPVAMVSGMTAAAGRGILIKGSEFLEAMASVRNIIFDKTGTLTEGSPRVTSVEPPERRDDVLRIAASLERRSGHPIAEAIVDSYHGETDEVSEFESMPGKGVSGYINGVKYTIGSPELVGASPGNGTTVYLQGPEGIAGKITLTDKIRDSASKTISELRNRGIRVMILTGDTEEVAAEVAGELGVENYHGGLLPEDKMRVIDEVRKGGPVAMVGDGVNDAPALAAADVGIAMGVRGSDVALETADITLVEDDLERIDELIDLSRRTIRTVRINTALTVTVKLSLAVLSVTGSVPLWFAVAVGDMGLSLFVIVNSLLIARY, encoded by the coding sequence ATGGGATGTGAATGCAGCTCATGCTCCCCGGAGGAGGGGGATAGAGATATACAGGTCATCGCAGCATCAGTTACACTACTCACAGCAGGGATTATCCTCAGCTTCACAGACAGTCTGATCTCAATCCCACTGCTACTTGCCGCAGTGGCGGCTGCCGGCTACAGGATATTCCCCTCAGCAATCAGATCAGTCCTCAGGGGACGCTTCACAGTGAACTTCCTAATACTCATAGCAGTCGCCGGTGCCCTTGCGCTTGGTGACTACACAGAGGCGGCCCTGGTAACGGTTCTGTATAACATTGCAGAGTACCTTGAGGAGTACGCCCACAGAAGATCCCACAGATCCGTGGAATCACTCATAAGACTCAGGCCAAGAACCGCAAGGGTCCTCGGTGATGCTGAGAAGATGGTTAAGGTTGAGGAGGTGACTGTTGGGTCCATAATAGGTATAAAACCCGGCGAAACCATCCCACTCGACGGAACCGTCACCAGGGGCAGGTCAAAGGTGGACCAGTCAAATATAACAGGGGAATCCTTTCCAGTAACTGTCCAGGAGGGCAGTGAGGTATTTGCAGGTACCCAGAACCTTGACGGATACCTTGAGGTCAGGGTTACAAGGGGAGCAGATAACACGGTGCTTGCAGGTGTTATTGAAACCGTTAAAAGGGCTGCCACCAGAAGATCCCGCAGGGAGAGGTTCATAGAACGCTTCGCATCAGTCTACACCCCAGCTGTCATAGCCCTCGCGGTTCTAACGGCAGCAGTCCCCATCATAATGGGTGGATCCATCGGAACATGGGTCTACAGGGCCCTTGTCCTTCTTGTAATCTCATGTCCATGCGCACTCCTCATATCAACACCGGTTGCAATGGTCTCCGGGATGACCGCCGCTGCAGGAAGGGGCATACTCATCAAGGGCTCGGAGTTCCTGGAGGCCATGGCCTCGGTAAGAAACATAATCTTCGACAAAACTGGAACCCTCACAGAGGGATCCCCCAGGGTCACCTCGGTTGAACCCCCTGAGAGGAGGGATGATGTCCTCAGGATCGCAGCCTCCCTTGAGAGGAGGTCAGGGCACCCCATCGCAGAGGCCATAGTTGACTCCTACCATGGAGAAACAGATGAGGTCAGTGAATTTGAGTCCATGCCAGGAAAGGGTGTTTCAGGCTACATCAACGGGGTGAAGTACACCATTGGAAGCCCTGAACTTGTAGGGGCCAGCCCAGGTAATGGGACCACAGTCTACCTCCAGGGACCAGAGGGGATAGCAGGAAAGATAACCCTCACAGATAAAATCAGGGACTCAGCCAGTAAGACAATCTCAGAACTCAGGAATAGGGGAATCAGGGTCATGATCCTGACAGGGGACACCGAGGAGGTTGCAGCAGAGGTTGCAGGGGAGCTTGGAGTTGAAAACTATCATGGGGGTCTCCTCCCCGAGGATAAGATGCGGGTTATTGATGAGGTTAGAAAGGGGGGACCAGTTGCGATGGTTGGTGATGGTGTTAACGATGCACCGGCCCTTGCAGCTGCAGATGTTGGGATAGCAATGGGTGTCCGGGGGTCGGATGTGGCACTTGAAACAGCCGATATAACCCTTGTGGAGGATGACCTTGAGAGGATAGATGAACTCATTGATTTAAGCCGGAGGACCATCCGCACAGTGAGGATCAACACGGCTTTAACGGTTACTGTTAAACTATCCCTTGCGGTGCTTTCTGTCACCGGCTCGGTACCTCTGTGGTTCGCGGTTGCTGTGGGTGATATGGGTCTCTCGCTTTTTGTTATAGTGAACAGTCTGCTTATTGCAAGGTACTGA
- a CDS encoding pseudomurein-binding repeat-containing protein yields MRLVCMLTACILLMNTAGYAVAADDTAFESEVGCEKSPDQCSSLNESYSEDMVDSDGTLPSGADQLSADNTEPPVSVDREVDTPNNTTDKPEVADADMANVSGNSGSHFQAAGDNSGVNHANTLSAAVDLKKYIETYGKLPSTVSVGSQKLTIAQFLDLMLKDLLKTAGKSASLTVRSVKAAPNPSGSAAGQLSRSAYIKLAENVLKFINSNGRAPNYASSSIGRISFDNLIYAVSRILAFHADNGRLPNYVTVKKISAAPASPPSSLKNRRENDPYSGESTSRYLSATANCQVNDTAIRSLAASLTSGLTSAWDKATAIFNWVRDSISYSFYYNTRYGATGTLKTRTGNCVDHSHLLVALFRAAGLAARYVHGTCTFTSGNTYGHVWAQVLVGDTWYAADATSSRNSLGAVSSWNTATAKIKGTYASLPF; encoded by the coding sequence ATGAGACTGGTGTGCATGCTCACTGCATGCATCCTCCTCATGAATACAGCAGGATATGCAGTGGCAGCTGATGATACAGCTTTCGAGAGTGAAGTTGGATGTGAGAAGTCACCGGATCAGTGTTCAAGTTTAAATGAAAGTTACAGTGAAGACATGGTGGACAGTGACGGCACATTGCCTAGCGGGGCCGATCAGCTGAGTGCAGATAACACCGAGCCCCCTGTTTCAGTGGACAGAGAAGTGGATACACCTAATAACACCACAGATAAACCCGAAGTGGCAGATGCAGACATGGCGAACGTCAGTGGCAATTCAGGCAGCCATTTCCAGGCTGCAGGTGATAATTCAGGCGTGAACCATGCAAACACACTTAGCGCTGCAGTTGACCTCAAAAAGTACATTGAAACCTACGGTAAGCTGCCATCAACAGTATCAGTGGGAAGCCAGAAGCTGACGATTGCACAGTTCCTTGACCTGATGCTCAAGGACCTACTTAAAACTGCAGGAAAATCAGCTTCACTTACAGTGCGTTCAGTGAAAGCCGCGCCGAACCCATCAGGGTCAGCGGCGGGGCAGCTCTCAAGGTCAGCCTACATCAAACTCGCAGAGAATGTGCTGAAGTTCATAAACAGTAACGGCAGGGCACCCAACTATGCGAGTTCCAGTATCGGCAGGATATCCTTTGATAACCTCATATACGCGGTTTCAAGGATCCTTGCATTCCATGCTGATAATGGCAGACTCCCCAACTATGTCACGGTGAAGAAGATCAGTGCTGCACCAGCAAGCCCACCATCATCACTTAAGAACAGGCGAGAGAATGACCCATACAGCGGTGAGAGCACCTCCCGGTACCTTTCGGCAACAGCAAACTGCCAGGTGAATGACACGGCAATCAGGTCACTGGCAGCCAGCCTAACCTCAGGTCTCACCAGTGCATGGGATAAGGCAACAGCGATATTCAACTGGGTACGCGACAGCATCAGCTACAGCTTCTACTACAACACAAGGTACGGTGCCACTGGTACACTAAAAACAAGGACAGGTAACTGTGTGGATCATTCACATCTCCTGGTTGCCCTCTTCAGGGCTGCAGGGTTAGCTGCCAGGTACGTCCATGGTACATGCACCTTCACCTCAGGTAACACCTACGGCCATGTCTGGGCCCAGGTACTTGTGGGTGACACCTGGTACGCTGCAGATGCCACGAGTTCAAGAAACAGCCTCGGCGCTGTATCAAGCTGGAACACTGCAACAGCAAAGATTAAGGGAACATACGCAAGTCTTCCCTTCTAG
- a CDS encoding pyridoxamine 5'-phosphate oxidase family protein, with the protein MMSREMMDAIEKELVFVATADEEGTPNVVPIGFARPLDERTILIADNYMKKTIRNLHENPKMALIPQNARECPYQFKGTVEIFKSGKYFDMVVEWAQNVMTELEPKSAILMTVEEIYSVKPGPEAGEKVA; encoded by the coding sequence ATGATGAGTCGTGAGATGATGGATGCCATCGAGAAGGAACTCGTTTTTGTTGCAACCGCCGATGAGGAGGGCACACCAAACGTGGTCCCCATAGGATTCGCAAGGCCACTGGATGAGAGGACCATCCTCATTGCAGACAACTACATGAAGAAGACCATAAGAAACCTTCATGAAAACCCAAAGATGGCACTGATACCACAGAACGCCAGGGAATGCCCATACCAGTTCAAGGGAACAGTTGAAATCTTCAAATCAGGCAAATACTTTGACATGGTAGTTGAATGGGCCCAGAACGTCATGACAGAACTTGAACCAAAATCCGCCATACTCATGACTGTTGAGGAAATATACTCAGTAAAGCCGGGCCCGGAGGCCGGTGAAAAGGTGGCCTGA